A region of Thermococcus argininiproducens DNA encodes the following proteins:
- a CDS encoding DUF4932 domain-containing protein codes for MKRASFVLFFILIVSTFPQASAGAPEIVIEVNPNLELFAVVYILAFNGEDPFIIAPQDYINEVLSYFAPYKEHPAVYLMRETIPKNLPHYMRDYSINAFAASLVSKPYLGKMSENDPLLSDFYRSLVSFAKESNFMGFYKKHEEEYEEVLKPAKKALTSDIFQEFEEFFGYQYKTFHIALSYSLRIHPGSRVVGEVAYYFGYVAFMPESYSTISYLFLATHEYSHTFINPLVSKYLAEFSDLEYYLQEVRSELAYATYDKHFDTNYVYLSENLVEALTNYILLDLKPNVVYDLPKYFVLRDHAIGFYLVEDLVNEFRNFETSKGVNETFEEYIPKLIERMKLWATPENVSEYFEEKVPLSPFRLFDRGYSEGKIIIVYGIENPDSSGVEYDKETAFILKDLLENDDIWRLYNGKPEIIVKAEKELNEDDLKENLILIGGPAASGIVKSLTNLPIKFVFNGSWILKKNITGFESFVGFVIENEIYTELRKKDRDIYGYPLGVVEVVKNPWNEKNLIAVIAGVDRYSTRRLAKDFTAYPRSYGIESGNYTEVGFYLFGKTPSEREGM; via the coding sequence ATGAAGAGAGCATCCTTTGTGTTATTCTTCATTCTTATTGTCTCTACCTTCCCTCAAGCCTCTGCAGGGGCTCCTGAAATAGTTATTGAGGTAAATCCAAACCTCGAGCTTTTTGCCGTGGTATATATCCTGGCATTTAATGGAGAGGACCCATTTATAATCGCTCCTCAGGATTACATTAACGAAGTTCTATCTTATTTCGCCCCCTATAAGGAACATCCGGCTGTTTATCTTATGAGAGAGACCATTCCTAAAAATTTGCCTCACTATATGAGAGACTATTCGATAAATGCGTTTGCAGCATCACTTGTTTCAAAACCCTATCTTGGCAAGATGAGTGAAAATGATCCTCTCCTGAGCGATTTTTATAGATCCTTAGTGAGTTTTGCTAAAGAGAGTAATTTCATGGGATTTTATAAAAAACATGAAGAAGAGTATGAAGAGGTCTTAAAACCAGCTAAGAAAGCCCTTACTTCGGACATCTTTCAAGAGTTTGAAGAATTCTTTGGGTATCAGTATAAAACTTTTCACATAGCTCTCTCCTATTCCTTGAGAATTCACCCTGGGAGCAGAGTGGTTGGTGAAGTTGCGTATTATTTTGGATACGTTGCGTTTATGCCTGAATCCTACTCCACGATTTCTTACCTTTTCTTGGCCACTCACGAGTATTCTCACACATTTATCAACCCTCTTGTTTCAAAGTATTTAGCCGAATTTTCAGACCTTGAGTATTACCTTCAGGAGGTTAGGAGTGAGCTCGCTTATGCAACTTATGACAAGCACTTTGATACAAACTATGTCTACCTCTCTGAGAATCTTGTGGAGGCATTAACAAACTACATTCTCCTAGATCTTAAGCCCAATGTGGTCTATGACCTTCCAAAGTACTTTGTCTTAAGGGATCATGCGATAGGATTTTACTTAGTTGAGGACTTGGTAAATGAATTTAGAAATTTTGAGACTTCAAAGGGAGTGAATGAAACCTTTGAAGAGTACATACCTAAGCTGATAGAACGCATGAAACTCTGGGCAACTCCAGAAAACGTTAGTGAATACTTCGAAGAAAAAGTTCCACTCAGCCCTTTCAGACTCTTCGATAGAGGGTATTCAGAGGGAAAGATCATAATTGTTTATGGGATTGAGAATCCAGATTCGAGTGGAGTGGAATATGACAAAGAAACTGCTTTCATCCTTAAGGATCTCTTAGAGAATGATGACATCTGGAGACTCTACAATGGCAAGCCGGAAATTATCGTGAAAGCCGAGAAAGAGCTAAATGAAGACGATTTAAAGGAAAACCTCATACTCATTGGAGGCCCAGCGGCAAGTGGAATAGTGAAGAGCTTAACAAACCTCCCAATAAAATTTGTCTTTAATGGCTCATGGATCTTAAAGAAAAACATAACTGGCTTTGAAAGCTTTGTAGGTTTTGTAATTGAAAATGAAATTTACACAGAGCTTAGGAAGAAGGACAGAGATATTTACGGTTATCCCTTGGGAGTCGTTGAGGTCGTAAAGAATCCTTGGAATGAGAAAAATCTAATAGCGGTGATAGCTGGAGTGGATAGATACTCAACCAGAAGATTAGCGAAAGATTTCACAGCCTACCCGCGTAGTTATGGCATTGAAAGCGGTAATTACACGGAGGTTGGCTTTTATCTTTTTGGGAAGACTCCTTCTGAAAGGGAGGGGATGTAA
- a CDS encoding M1 family metallopeptidase, producing MKRVALVLILLILVASLFVWYKSSKRCNEIMVDVSALSPSNFTINSYLESSTAFEYSSFVEMLFLENGTIRANETLTLKNIGNASTGKIVISYPYPILKIRALKLKNADVINASVSRGKDAIYLTFEPRGEKTAEIMLDYELNWKNTLPSGLGFFGALVDQGPGDKEEVILASIYFPSVTLKGTKTNNTLVLRLPKEWWAFVVDSSSHAPWKLVNLKVSINQRILRFEQESQSFPLIIIGRFNRFTGTISLHEKSVNVTLYVPPNEREEGETAFVQVEDIVETFSQWYGAYPYDSLNIVISRLIKPHVGLNIGGSFVVVSAGGFDVWLLSHEISHSWFGTYVDLGRMSESLATFSAMAYMLTRPEDVSFDFLEISENISIKQNISLARAYRTSLSQREMYPIVYRKGGFVFRSLQFVLGNETFFKGLRQVVNECHYISCGLSRIQEIFENVSNHDLDWFFDEWFYSAGVPDYEVKNLSIIQNNEKYILSFEIVDKSNFTMPLEVKVETDKGSTVKRIWMRGEAKVTIECEGKPVAVIFDPHDWIINKNTEYKISGVKIVVE from the coding sequence ATGAAAAGAGTTGCTTTGGTGCTTATTCTTTTAATTTTAGTTGCTTCATTGTTTGTATGGTACAAAAGCAGTAAGAGATGTAATGAAATAATGGTTGATGTCTCAGCCCTCTCTCCATCAAATTTTACTATCAATTCTTACCTGGAAAGCTCCACAGCTTTTGAATACAGTTCCTTTGTTGAAATGCTTTTTCTTGAGAATGGTACAATAAGGGCAAATGAAACCTTAACATTAAAGAACATAGGGAATGCAAGTACTGGAAAGATAGTGATCTCCTACCCCTACCCTATCCTAAAAATCAGAGCCCTCAAGTTGAAAAATGCAGATGTGATAAATGCTTCGGTTTCCCGAGGAAAAGATGCTATTTATTTGACATTTGAGCCCAGAGGGGAGAAAACAGCAGAGATAATGCTTGATTATGAGCTTAACTGGAAGAATACGCTGCCATCTGGATTGGGGTTTTTTGGAGCGTTGGTCGATCAGGGCCCAGGAGACAAGGAAGAGGTAATCTTGGCATCAATATATTTTCCGTCTGTGACACTAAAAGGCACAAAAACAAACAACACGCTTGTTCTACGGTTGCCAAAGGAGTGGTGGGCTTTTGTCGTGGATTCTTCTTCACACGCCCCATGGAAACTCGTGAATTTAAAAGTCTCTATCAATCAGAGAATCCTACGCTTTGAGCAGGAAAGTCAATCCTTTCCACTCATTATAATCGGAAGGTTTAATAGGTTTACAGGAACTATCAGCCTTCACGAAAAAAGTGTAAATGTCACGCTCTATGTGCCACCAAACGAAAGAGAAGAAGGTGAGACAGCATTTGTGCAGGTTGAAGACATAGTAGAGACATTTTCTCAATGGTACGGTGCTTACCCTTATGACTCCCTTAACATAGTGATTTCGAGGCTTATTAAGCCCCATGTTGGGTTGAATATTGGAGGAAGCTTTGTCGTGGTCTCTGCTGGAGGTTTTGATGTGTGGCTATTGTCTCACGAGATCTCTCATTCATGGTTCGGAACGTATGTGGATTTAGGCAGAATGTCCGAGTCTCTTGCTACATTTTCCGCTATGGCGTATATGCTCACTCGCCCTGAAGATGTATCTTTTGACTTTTTAGAAATCTCTGAAAATATCAGCATAAAGCAGAACATCTCATTAGCCAGGGCCTACAGAACCTCTTTGAGTCAAAGAGAAATGTATCCTATAGTCTACCGCAAAGGGGGCTTTGTATTTCGCTCTCTGCAGTTCGTTCTTGGCAACGAGACATTCTTCAAAGGATTAAGGCAGGTTGTAAATGAGTGCCACTACATAAGCTGTGGGTTAAGTAGAATTCAAGAGATCTTTGAAAATGTAAGCAACCACGATTTAGACTGGTTTTTTGATGAATGGTTCTACTCAGCGGGGGTACCTGATTACGAGGTCAAGAACCTCAGCATTATCCAGAATAATGAGAAGTATATCTTGAGCTTTGAGATCGTTGATAAAAGCAACTTTACAATGCCCCTTGAGGTAAAAGTGGAGACAGATAAGGGGAGTACTGTAAAGAGAATCTGGATGAGGGGGGAAGCAAAAGTTACCATTGAGTGTGAAGGAAAGCCAGTAGCCGTGATTTTCGATCCTCATGATTGGATAATAAACAAAAACACGGAATATAAGATAAGCGGTGTTAAAATTGTGGTCGAATAA
- a CDS encoding adenylosuccinate synthetase has translation MPSYIVVGGQWGDEGKGSIIAYLAIHDKPEVIARGGVGTNAGHSVFIHGKKYAVRQLPTGFMNETARLLVGAGVLVDPEVFFHELEHLKDFNVEGRVGLDYRCTVIEPGHKELDRSNGYLHGKIGTTGSGCGPANADRALRKARQVKDLKELEPYLTDVAQEVNDALDEGKLVLVEGTQGFGLSLYYGSYPYVTSKDTSASAMASDVGIGPTRVDDVIVVFKSFPTRVGAGPFPTEMSEEEANRMGLVEYGTVTGRRRRVGWFDFEFARYSARINGATMLAITMLDKYDKEAFGVTEFDKLPKRAKDFIAEIEEKVGVPVGLIKTGPELEHIIDLRENI, from the coding sequence ATGCCAAGTTACATAGTTGTTGGTGGTCAATGGGGAGATGAAGGGAAAGGTTCAATAATCGCTTATCTCGCGATACACGATAAACCAGAGGTCATAGCAAGGGGTGGAGTAGGAACAAACGCTGGACACAGCGTTTTTATACACGGGAAAAAATATGCGGTAAGACAACTTCCTACTGGTTTTATGAATGAAACTGCAAGACTTCTAGTTGGAGCTGGAGTTTTAGTTGACCCTGAGGTTTTCTTCCATGAACTTGAACACTTAAAGGACTTTAATGTCGAGGGAAGGGTAGGCCTTGACTATCGTTGTACTGTAATTGAACCAGGGCATAAAGAGCTTGACCGGAGTAATGGTTATCTCCATGGGAAAATAGGAACCACTGGTTCTGGCTGCGGGCCTGCAAATGCAGATAGAGCATTAAGGAAAGCTAGGCAGGTAAAAGACCTTAAAGAACTTGAACCTTATCTAACAGACGTTGCTCAAGAGGTCAACGATGCCCTTGATGAAGGCAAGCTTGTTTTGGTTGAAGGGACACAGGGATTTGGATTAAGTCTCTATTACGGAAGCTATCCCTATGTTACTTCTAAAGATACTTCGGCCTCTGCAATGGCCAGTGATGTTGGAATAGGGCCAACGAGAGTTGACGATGTAATAGTGGTTTTCAAGAGCTTTCCAACGAGGGTTGGTGCTGGACCATTTCCCACAGAGATGAGTGAAGAAGAGGCGAATCGCATGGGCCTTGTTGAATACGGCACAGTTACGGGAAGGAGAAGAAGAGTAGGGTGGTTTGACTTTGAATTTGCACGCTATTCAGCCAGAATAAATGGTGCCACAATGCTAGCAATCACAATGCTCGACAAATACGACAAAGAGGCATTTGGAGTCACAGAGTTTGACAAGCTTCCAAAGAGAGCAAAAGATTTCATAGCGGAAATAGAAGAGAAGGTAGGTGTTCCTGTTGGGCTGATAAAGACAGGTCCTGAGCTTGAACACATAATCGACTTAAGGGAAAATATTTAG
- a CDS encoding DUF5700 domain-containing putative Zn-dependent protease — protein MLIDTFPCFLKYWDGSKDSWIEYIKNYPELFEKIKWDYERYKMDWHEYLKLLSKRSADDLKLAHENLLKILPEVEKEVKKLFDVTDYNIVIYVGLENGAGWVTEFKGKPSILFGLEAIAELGWYKKLKGLAAHEFGHLIHWLLRRENVENLEDEQIMWLYTEGFAQRIEDLISGRPWHLEEKGWFEWCEENEEVIKKEFLRRVEEKEPLNPFFGSWYTLFGKQYLGYYLGYKFICRLEQEYSLEEIVKMEKEVIKRKILEFLR, from the coding sequence ATGCTGATCGATACCTTTCCCTGTTTCCTAAAGTACTGGGATGGGAGTAAAGATTCGTGGATTGAGTACATTAAAAACTACCCAGAACTCTTTGAGAAAATAAAGTGGGACTATGAGCGTTATAAGATGGATTGGCATGAATATCTAAAACTCCTCTCCAAAAGAAGTGCTGATGACCTGAAGCTTGCCCATGAGAATCTTTTAAAGATTCTTCCCGAAGTGGAAAAAGAAGTAAAGAAACTATTTGATGTTACGGATTATAATATCGTCATCTACGTCGGTCTTGAAAATGGAGCTGGATGGGTCACAGAATTTAAGGGAAAACCTTCAATCCTCTTCGGCCTTGAGGCCATTGCCGAGCTTGGATGGTACAAAAAGCTTAAGGGACTCGCCGCACATGAATTCGGCCACTTAATTCACTGGCTGTTAAGAAGAGAAAATGTAGAAAACCTTGAAGATGAACAAATAATGTGGCTTTACACAGAAGGATTTGCTCAGAGGATTGAAGACCTAATAAGCGGAAGACCGTGGCATCTCGAAGAAAAGGGTTGGTTTGAGTGGTGTGAAGAGAATGAGGAAGTTATCAAAAAGGAATTTTTAAGAAGAGTTGAAGAAAAAGAGCCTTTAAATCCATTCTTTGGTTCCTGGTACACCCTTTTTGGAAAACAATACTTAGGCTACTATCTTGGCTATAAATTCATCTGCCGGCTCGAACAAGAGTACTCACTAGAAGAGATTGTGAAAATGGAAAAAGAAGTAATTAAAAGAAAAATCCTGGAGTTTCTTCGCTAA
- a CDS encoding alpha/beta hydrolase → MIYKAKFGTPKKGWVVLVHGLGEHSGRYDKLIKMLNNTGFAVYTFDWPGHGKSGGKRGHATIEQTMEIIDSIIEEIGEKPFIFGHSLGGLTVIRYAETRPNRIQGVVASSPALAKSPKTPSFMVSLAKVLGTLIPTITLSNGLDPKFLSRNKKAVKKYVEDELVHDRISAALGKSVFENMKKAHQESEKIKVPVLLLIGTADIITPPEGAIKFFERLKVEDKSIKKFNGAYHEIFDDPEWGEEFHNTIVKWLLDHVKGQKGDTSK, encoded by the coding sequence GTGATATACAAGGCAAAATTTGGGACTCCCAAGAAAGGATGGGTTGTTCTTGTACACGGTCTCGGAGAGCACAGCGGCCGATATGATAAGCTTATAAAAATGCTCAACAACACTGGCTTTGCAGTTTATACTTTTGATTGGCCTGGTCATGGTAAAAGTGGAGGAAAAAGAGGGCATGCAACCATAGAGCAGACGATGGAGATAATAGATAGTATTATTGAAGAGATTGGGGAAAAACCCTTCATTTTTGGTCACAGCCTTGGTGGATTAACGGTGATAAGATACGCCGAAACACGACCTAACCGTATTCAAGGTGTTGTGGCCTCCTCCCCTGCTTTAGCTAAAAGCCCCAAGACACCAAGCTTTATGGTATCTCTCGCTAAGGTCCTAGGAACTTTAATTCCTACCATAACTCTTAGCAATGGACTGGACCCAAAGTTCCTCTCAAGAAACAAAAAAGCGGTTAAGAAATATGTAGAGGATGAGTTAGTTCACGACAGAATCTCTGCTGCACTTGGAAAAAGTGTTTTCGAGAACATGAAAAAAGCGCATCAAGAGTCTGAAAAGATAAAAGTTCCTGTTTTACTCCTTATTGGAACTGCAGATATAATAACTCCTCCAGAAGGAGCAATAAAGTTTTTTGAACGACTCAAAGTTGAAGACAAAAGCATCAAAAAATTTAATGGTGCATATCATGAAATATTTGATGACCCAGAATGGGGAGAAGAATTTCACAACACAATAGTGAAATGGCTTCTTGATCATGTGAAGGGTCAAAAGGGGGATACATCCAAGTGA
- the tsaA gene encoding tRNA (N6-threonylcarbamoyladenosine(37)-N6)-methyltransferase TrmO, with product MEKFKLIPIGRVHKEGETFLEIYPEFAEALEDLNEGNWIKLILWFHESDTPEKRKILKVHPYNNPENPLKGVFATRSPVRPNPLAIYALKIHRIERNRLYIDWIDANDGTPIVDIKILVERFDCPRETPIEEQELDIPSSRQIGEINLIPRKSESLHPKEISPEKYNALVLELGSKTTILTAKELVELINALKEIYHGLPPEIRDKLNLE from the coding sequence ATGGAAAAATTCAAGCTAATTCCAATTGGCCGTGTTCATAAAGAGGGTGAAACGTTCCTCGAAATCTACCCCGAGTTCGCTGAGGCCCTTGAGGACCTAAACGAAGGTAATTGGATAAAGCTCATCCTGTGGTTCCATGAGAGTGACACACCCGAAAAAAGAAAAATCCTAAAAGTTCACCCATACAACAACCCAGAAAATCCCCTTAAGGGTGTTTTCGCCACGCGCTCCCCCGTTAGACCAAACCCCCTTGCAATTTATGCCCTCAAAATACATCGCATTGAAAGAAACAGGCTTTATATAGACTGGATTGACGCCAATGATGGCACACCGATAGTGGACATAAAGATACTTGTAGAGAGGTTTGATTGTCCTAGAGAAACACCAATCGAAGAACAAGAGCTTGATATCCCCTCATCAAGGCAGATTGGTGAGATAAACTTAATTCCAAGGAAGAGTGAATCTCTCCATCCTAAAGAAATCAGCCCAGAGAAATACAATGCACTCGTTTTGGAACTTGGTTCTAAAACAACAATACTAACCGCCAAAGAGCTGGTAGAACTAATTAATGCATTAAAAGAAATTTATCATGGTCTACCACCAGAAATAAGGGACAAACTAAACTTAGAATAA
- a CDS encoding nucleotidyltransferase domain-containing protein: protein MNWQLALEKFLEEWKEKEFVEAALLTGSYAIGMETNYSDVDVYIILSDSVDWRERGNKVIDGVLIEYFVNPVKQIKHYFRKEFKENSRSTARIVAISRALFDKTGITEELKREALKYMEKPFEKPDAVWVEIAKYSLWDMLDSLKDAKERNDPSFNHLYHLTLNNALHVYSKFLCIEAPPASKVYRLFTDEKFRKAYMFESFPDEKFVTLFLNAMQKEKLETLEKLVIYVFEKMGGFNIDGWRLKTKAEV from the coding sequence ATGAACTGGCAACTCGCTTTAGAAAAGTTCCTTGAGGAATGGAAGGAAAAAGAGTTTGTTGAGGCTGCTCTGCTCACCGGAAGCTATGCAATAGGTATGGAAACTAACTATTCTGACGTCGATGTTTATATCATCCTCTCAGACAGTGTTGATTGGCGCGAACGGGGAAATAAAGTAATTGACGGAGTTTTAATTGAGTACTTTGTAAACCCAGTGAAGCAGATTAAGCATTACTTTAGAAAAGAATTTAAGGAAAATAGCAGGAGTACCGCAAGGATCGTTGCAATTAGCAGAGCTCTATTTGATAAAACTGGCATAACTGAAGAACTCAAAAGAGAGGCGCTGAAGTACATGGAAAAGCCCTTTGAGAAACCTGATGCAGTTTGGGTGGAGATTGCCAAATACTCTCTCTGGGACATGCTTGATAGCTTAAAGGATGCAAAGGAGAGAAATGACCCAAGTTTTAACCACCTTTATCACTTAACTCTTAACAACGCCCTCCATGTTTACTCAAAGTTCCTCTGCATCGAGGCGCCTCCAGCGAGTAAGGTCTATCGTTTATTTACCGATGAGAAGTTTAGGAAGGCATACATGTTTGAGTCTTTTCCAGATGAAAAGTTTGTTACACTGTTTTTGAATGCTATGCAAAAAGAAAAACTTGAAACCTTAGAAAAACTCGTCATATATGTATTCGAAAAGATGGGAGGATTTAACATAGACGGCTGGCGTTTAAAAACAAAAGCGGAGGTTTAG
- a CDS encoding adenosylhomocysteinase, with protein MECGKDYCVKNIKLAPEGEKKIDWVSRFMPVLQHIRKEFEQKKPFKGVKIATTLHLEMKTAFLLLTLKAAGAEVSAAASNPLSTQDDVVAALAKNGVKVYAIRGESREEYYEFMHKALDIEPNIIIDDGADMVSTVLRERQELIENLWGASEETTTGVIRLRAMEKDGVLRFPIIAVNDSYTKYLFDNRYGTGQSTWDGILRSTNLLIAGKNVVVVGYGWCGRGIAMRAKGLGATVIVVETDPIRALEARMDGFLVMSMREAAKVGDIFVTSTGNINCIRREHFEVMKDGVIMANAGHFDVEISKPDLEALAVEINNPRPNITEYKLKDGRRLYLLAEGRLVNLAAADGHPAEIMDMSFALQAMAAKYIRDNHEKLEPKVYVLPREIDEMVAKIKLKAMGIEIEKLTEEQKKYLESWEHGT; from the coding sequence ATGGAGTGTGGTAAAGATTACTGTGTGAAAAATATTAAACTAGCCCCGGAAGGAGAGAAGAAGATTGATTGGGTATCGAGGTTTATGCCTGTTCTCCAGCACATAAGAAAAGAATTTGAACAAAAGAAACCCTTTAAAGGGGTCAAGATTGCCACAACTCTTCACCTTGAAATGAAGACTGCATTTTTGCTCCTGACCCTAAAAGCAGCCGGTGCTGAAGTGTCTGCGGCAGCCAGCAACCCTCTGAGTACTCAAGATGATGTTGTAGCGGCTTTAGCTAAAAATGGAGTGAAAGTTTACGCCATAAGAGGGGAAAGCAGAGAGGAATACTATGAGTTCATGCACAAAGCTCTCGATATTGAGCCAAACATTATCATAGATGACGGTGCCGACATGGTGAGTACAGTCCTCAGAGAAAGACAGGAACTTATAGAAAACCTATGGGGTGCAAGTGAAGAGACCACAACAGGTGTGATAAGACTTAGGGCAATGGAGAAGGATGGAGTGCTTAGATTCCCAATCATAGCCGTTAACGACTCCTACACCAAATACCTCTTTGACAACCGCTATGGAACTGGTCAATCAACATGGGACGGCATACTTAGAAGTACGAACCTTCTTATAGCCGGTAAAAACGTCGTCGTAGTTGGCTACGGCTGGTGCGGAAGAGGAATAGCCATGAGAGCTAAAGGCCTTGGGGCCACGGTAATTGTTGTTGAAACTGACCCAATTAGGGCCTTAGAGGCAAGGATGGATGGATTTTTAGTCATGTCAATGAGAGAAGCCGCTAAAGTGGGAGACATATTCGTAACCTCAACCGGAAACATAAACTGTATCAGGAGAGAGCACTTCGAGGTCATGAAAGACGGAGTGATAATGGCAAACGCTGGACACTTCGATGTTGAGATAAGCAAACCTGACCTAGAGGCTTTAGCTGTGGAGATAAACAATCCAAGGCCCAACATCACAGAATACAAGCTCAAAGATGGAAGAAGGTTATACCTCCTTGCGGAAGGTAGACTCGTTAATTTAGCAGCTGCTGATGGACACCCGGCTGAAATCATGGATATGAGTTTCGCTTTGCAAGCTATGGCGGCTAAATACATCAGGGACAACCACGAAAAGCTCGAACCTAAAGTTTACGTCCTTCCAAGAGAGATAGATGAGATGGTAGCTAAGATTAAGCTTAAAGCCATGGGCATTGAGATTGAAAAGTTAACAGAAGAGCAAAAGAAATATTTGGAGAGCTGGGAGCACGGGACTTAG
- a CDS encoding cyclase family protein produces MIIDLSMELSENILVYPGDPKVEIKAWNTIEKDGYYMNTLFMGEHIGTHVDAPAHFIKGGKTIDEIPLDKFIGEGAVIDVSKLDRDILPEDITEKAEIVLFYTNGPDVYLSEEGARHLVNLGIKGVGIDRESIDGDFKSHRILLLNEILIFENITNLEMLIGKRFTFIGMPLKIKGGSGSPVRAVAIIKEK; encoded by the coding sequence ATGATAATTGATCTAAGTATGGAGCTTAGTGAGAATATCCTTGTTTATCCCGGAGATCCGAAGGTGGAGATAAAAGCGTGGAATACTATTGAAAAAGACGGCTACTATATGAACACACTTTTTATGGGAGAACATATCGGAACTCATGTTGATGCTCCTGCACATTTCATCAAAGGAGGTAAAACGATAGACGAGATACCACTAGATAAATTTATTGGAGAGGGCGCAGTTATCGACGTTTCAAAACTCGATAGGGATATATTGCCTGAGGATATAACAGAAAAAGCCGAAATAGTACTGTTCTATACGAATGGACCAGATGTTTATCTAAGTGAGGAAGGGGCGAGGCACTTGGTTAATCTTGGGATAAAGGGTGTTGGGATTGACAGAGAAAGTATAGATGGAGATTTTAAATCACATAGAATTCTGCTTTTAAATGAGATCCTGATTTTTGAGAACATTACAAACTTGGAAATGCTTATTGGGAAGAGATTCACCTTTATAGGCATGCCACTAAAAATCAAAGGTGGTTCTGGAAGCCCGGTTAGAGCTGTGGCAATAATAAAAGAAAAGTAG
- the gcvT gene encoding glycine cleavage system aminomethyltransferase GcvT — translation MKRVHIFDWHKEHAKKVEEFAGWEMPIWYSSIKEEHLTVRNGVGIFDVSHMGEIFFRGKDALKFLQYVTTNDISRPPAISGTYSLVLNERGAVKDETLVFNMGNDTYMMVCDSDAFEKLYSWFVSIKRAIEQYTELDLEIENKTYDYVMFSIQGPKAKDVAMELFGIDINQLWWFQAKEVELDGIEMILSRSGYTGENGFEVYFEDVNPYHPDESKRGKPEKALYVWEKILEVGQKYGIKPAGLGARDTLRLEAGYTLYGNETKELQLLSTDIDEVTPLQANLEFAIFWDKEFIGKEALLRQKEIGLPSKMVHFKMVDKGIPRAGYKVYAEGKEIGEVTSGTMSPLLSIGIGIAFVEPEYAKPGVEIEVEVRGQKKKALTVAPPFYDPKKYGAFREE, via the coding sequence ATGAAGAGGGTACACATCTTTGACTGGCATAAGGAGCATGCAAAGAAGGTGGAGGAATTCGCAGGCTGGGAAATGCCCATTTGGTACTCAAGCATAAAAGAAGAACACTTAACCGTTAGAAATGGTGTTGGGATCTTTGACGTATCTCACATGGGTGAGATATTCTTTAGAGGAAAAGACGCCCTCAAGTTCCTCCAGTATGTCACAACAAACGATATCTCAAGACCACCAGCAATAAGTGGTACCTACAGCCTTGTTCTTAATGAAAGAGGGGCCGTTAAAGACGAGACCCTCGTGTTTAATATGGGGAACGATACATATATGATGGTATGTGACAGCGATGCTTTTGAGAAACTCTATTCATGGTTTGTGAGCATAAAAAGGGCAATTGAACAGTATACCGAGCTCGATCTCGAAATCGAAAACAAAACTTATGACTATGTGATGTTTTCAATTCAAGGGCCGAAAGCGAAAGACGTTGCCATGGAGCTATTCGGAATTGATATTAATCAGCTATGGTGGTTCCAAGCCAAAGAAGTCGAGCTCGATGGTATAGAAATGATTCTCTCAAGAAGTGGTTACACTGGGGAGAACGGTTTTGAGGTTTACTTCGAAGATGTAAATCCATATCATCCGGATGAAAGCAAGCGTGGAAAGCCAGAGAAAGCCCTCTACGTGTGGGAAAAGATCCTTGAAGTTGGGCAAAAATACGGCATAAAACCAGCTGGCTTGGGTGCAAGAGATACTTTGAGACTTGAAGCTGGATATACTCTTTACGGCAATGAGACAAAGGAGCTCCAGCTTTTAAGCACTGACATAGATGAGGTTACTCCATTACAGGCCAACCTTGAGTTTGCAATCTTCTGGGACAAGGAATTTATTGGCAAAGAGGCCCTGCTAAGGCAAAAAGAGATAGGACTACCCTCAAAGATGGTGCACTTTAAGATGGTGGATAAAGGAATTCCAAGAGCAGGCTATAAAGTGTATGCAGAAGGCAAAGAGATCGGAGAAGTTACAAGTGGAACAATGTCTCCATTATTGAGCATTGGAATAGGCATAGCCTTTGTCGAGCCAGAGTACGCCAAGCCTGGCGTGGAAATCGAAGTCGAAGTAAGAGGACAAAAGAAGAAGGCCTTAACAGTTGCCCCGCCCTTCTATGATCCCAAGAAATATGGAGCATTTAGGGAGGAGTGA